In Nitratiruptor sp. YY09-18, a single window of DNA contains:
- a CDS encoding flavodoxin → MTKIIYATQTGNTENIANQIAQKIGENVDVVDIANATKDDFEEADFLIMGTSTWGEGELPDELEGAMPLIESLDLKNNNIALFGLGDQEEYGEYFVNALGILYEKLKNKGANIVGFTSTDGYEYDESKAEIEPGVFCGLVLDEDNQDDLTEQRVDRWLEEIKPYIK, encoded by the coding sequence ATGACAAAAATTATCTATGCAACACAAACGGGAAATACAGAAAATATAGCAAACCAAATTGCCCAAAAAATTGGTGAAAATGTAGATGTTGTCGATATTGCAAACGCAACAAAAGATGATTTTGAAGAGGCTGATTTTTTGATCATGGGAACTTCTACTTGGGGCGAGGGAGAATTGCCTGATGAGCTTGAAGGAGCTATGCCACTTATTGAATCTTTGGACTTAAAAAATAATAATATCGCTCTTTTTGGCTTGGGAGATCAAGAGGAGTATGGGGAATATTTTGTCAATGCTTTGGGAATTTTGTATGAAAAACTTAAAAACAAAGGAGCCAATATCGTAGGTTTTACCTCAACCGATGGGTATGAGTATGATGAAAGTAAAGCTGAGATTGAGCCAGGAGTTTTTTGTGGATTAGTTTTGGATGAAGATAATCAAGATGATCTTACCGAACAAAGAGTCGATAGATGGCTTGAAGAAATTAAGCCCTATATAAAGTAG
- a CDS encoding FeoB-associated Cys-rich membrane protein: MENLIIGLIGIASIWYIYRHYTKKDTHGHANACTSCKGCSSSNICGAKNSHH; the protein is encoded by the coding sequence ATGGAAAATTTAATAATAGGATTAATCGGTATTGCCAGTATATGGTATATTTATAGACATTATACTAAAAAAGATACTCATGGACATGCAAATGCCTGCACCAGTTGTAAAGGATGCTCCTCTTCTAATATATGTGGTGCAAAAAATAGTCATCATTAA
- a CDS encoding FeoA family protein → MKLSELKVGEEAVVKAVVGENKTIKRKLRDMGIIKGEKIKVEKIAPLGDPIEITIKGYKLSLRKNEAQMIEVEGI, encoded by the coding sequence ATGAAACTTTCCGAATTAAAAGTTGGAGAAGAAGCTGTCGTCAAAGCAGTGGTTGGTGAAAATAAAACAATAAAAAGAAAATTAAGGGATATGGGAATTATTAAGGGTGAAAAAATTAAAGTTGAAAAAATTGCACCTCTTGGAGACCCAATAGAAATAACCATTAAAGGGTATAAACTCTCCCTTAGAAAAAATGAAGCTCAGATGATAGAAGTAGAAGGAATATAA
- a CDS encoding FTR1 family protein, translating into MKRVFLLVLCIQILFGMELWKQRYYLDKELFHKQMAILQHQNFLDEKFDFFKDTAQKLNLLKELEAIKSAKSLEAFLKAKAKLIVKLESRAYDKKMFDLIDMLDFDEDVKKEILFAKKIKKLFIALEKSDLKVNQKPLEKLFFIKEYFTVLGKNIDISKLEKAIKEKDKEAFKKGLVALQKEILLLKSKKLSPKELQANVKSFIRYNKLTAFDYSNGVDDEGNIKNNLEYTEAVIFSARAKEKILTLSSNINPEDFQKLLAIYEKIISNIEKKKNKKEVKTLTKEAKKIVLIATGLKDIKETPKEIVSHINSSLNAMLKMAKENNFKQADFFRLEAYSFFDPDIEIRLKPRDPALSTEIEGLFWDGFGDIKGLGYELAHKDIKNLPKTTAILKEKLQQAQIELESKLSYANSMLQSMMIIIREGLEAVLVLAVLLTLFNSKRDKIFLFGGVALGVFASIATYYIAKEIISISTSNRELIEGGSALLAAIMLIFVTAWIFHNTYVKGWVAYAKELSEKSIKTGSVVTLLFIGFLVVYREGFETVLFYEALAQDSYPQAVWIGFLIGLAVIVVVAVLLIKGIKKLPINLFFKVTGLLLSILSIIFVGAGIRGLQTANIISATPSIFLPNWQFLRDYFGYSPTIETAIAQIGVALLLLGFYSYSKYGTLKENL; encoded by the coding sequence ATGAAAAGAGTTTTTCTCCTTGTTTTATGTATTCAAATCCTTTTTGGTATGGAGCTTTGGAAGCAACGATACTATTTAGATAAAGAGCTGTTTCATAAACAGATGGCAATTTTACAGCATCAAAATTTTTTGGATGAAAAGTTTGATTTTTTTAAAGACACGGCACAAAAGCTAAACCTTTTAAAAGAGTTAGAAGCTATAAAGAGTGCTAAAAGTTTAGAAGCATTTTTAAAAGCAAAAGCAAAGCTCATTGTAAAACTTGAATCAAGAGCTTATGATAAAAAGATGTTTGATCTAATTGATATGCTGGATTTTGATGAAGATGTAAAGAAAGAGATTTTATTTGCTAAAAAGATCAAAAAGCTTTTTATCGCACTTGAAAAATCGGATTTGAAAGTAAATCAAAAACCACTTGAAAAGCTTTTTTTCATAAAAGAGTATTTTACTGTACTTGGTAAAAATATCGATATTAGCAAGCTTGAAAAAGCGATAAAAGAAAAGGACAAAGAGGCCTTTAAAAAGGGGCTTGTTGCTTTGCAAAAAGAGATTTTGCTTCTTAAATCAAAAAAACTCTCACCTAAAGAACTCCAAGCAAATGTAAAGTCATTTATCAGATACAATAAACTAACAGCATTTGATTACTCAAATGGCGTAGATGATGAAGGCAATATAAAAAATAATTTAGAATATACTGAAGCTGTTATTTTTAGTGCAAGAGCAAAAGAAAAAATTTTGACTCTATCTTCTAATATAAATCCAGAAGATTTTCAAAAACTGCTTGCAATTTATGAAAAAATTATTTCTAATATTGAAAAAAAGAAGAATAAAAAAGAGGTTAAAACGCTAACAAAAGAAGCGAAAAAGATTGTGCTCATTGCCACAGGACTTAAAGATATAAAAGAGACTCCAAAAGAGATAGTCTCTCACATAAACAGTAGTTTAAATGCAATGCTAAAAATGGCAAAAGAGAATAATTTTAAACAGGCTGATTTTTTTAGACTTGAAGCATATAGCTTTTTTGATCCAGATATTGAAATACGATTAAAACCAAGAGATCCAGCGCTATCTACTGAAATTGAAGGGCTTTTTTGGGATGGCTTTGGTGATATAAAAGGATTGGGATATGAGCTTGCGCATAAAGATATAAAGAATTTGCCAAAAACTACAGCAATATTGAAAGAAAAATTGCAACAAGCTCAAATTGAGCTGGAATCAAAACTTTCCTATGCTAATTCTATGCTTCAATCGATGATGATTATTATTCGAGAAGGTCTCGAAGCCGTTTTAGTTTTGGCAGTTTTGCTTACACTTTTTAATAGTAAAAGAGATAAAATATTTCTTTTTGGCGGTGTAGCTTTAGGAGTTTTTGCTTCAATTGCAACCTATTACATAGCAAAAGAGATTATCAGTATTTCAACCTCAAATCGTGAGCTTATAGAAGGCGGTAGTGCTTTGCTTGCGGCAATTATGCTTATATTTGTAACAGCTTGGATTTTTCACAACACCTATGTAAAAGGGTGGGTTGCTTATGCAAAGGAGCTGAGTGAAAAATCTATAAAAACAGGAAGTGTTGTTACCCTACTTTTTATAGGATTTTTGGTAGTGTATCGTGAAGGATTTGAAACAGTGCTTTTTTATGAGGCTTTAGCGCAAGACTCTTATCCTCAGGCGGTATGGATAGGATTTTTAATTGGTTTGGCAGTTATCGTTGTTGTAGCTGTTTTACTAATAAAGGGTATAAAAAAATTGCCGATTAATCTCTTTTTTAAAGTAACTGGATTGTTGTTATCTATCCTTTCAATTATTTTTGTAGGTGCAGGGATTAGAGGATTGCAAACGGCAAATATTATAAGTGCTACTCCATCAATCTTTTTGCCAAATTGGCAGTTTTTAAGGGATTATTTTGGATATTCTCCAACAATTGAGACAGCAATCGCTCAAATTGGAGTTGCTTTACTTTTATTGGGATTTTATAGTTATAGTAAATATGGCACATTAAAAGAAAATTTATAA
- the ftnA gene encoding non-heme ferritin, with amino-acid sequence MLKKELNERLNEQMMLEFESANIYKAMSAWCKAKGFEGSARFLNQHAAEEMEHMERLFQYINETGAQAIITGMKAPENEFSSLQEVFEKTYKHEQFITQKIFDLVDFTLQLKDYSTFSFLQWYTAEQHEEEALFKGILDKFEIIGTEGRGLFMIDKEIGNIANSRD; translated from the coding sequence ATGTTAAAAAAAGAGCTTAATGAGAGACTCAATGAGCAGATGATGCTGGAGTTTGAATCGGCAAATATCTACAAAGCGATGAGCGCTTGGTGCAAGGCAAAAGGGTTTGAAGGGTCAGCTCGATTTTTAAATCAACATGCAGCTGAAGAGATGGAACATATGGAAAGACTCTTTCAATATATCAATGAAACAGGCGCGCAAGCCATTATAACCGGTATGAAAGCGCCTGAAAATGAGTTTTCTTCATTGCAAGAAGTTTTTGAAAAAACATATAAGCATGAGCAGTTTATCACACAAAAAATCTTTGATTTAGTAGATTTTACTTTACAGTTAAAAGATTATTCTACCTTCAGCTTTTTGCAGTGGTATACCGCAGAGCAACATGAAGAAGAGGCTCTCTTTAAAGGAATTTTAGATAAGTTTGAGATTATTGGGACAGAAGGTAGAGGTCTTTTTATGATTGATAAAGAGATAGGAAATATTGCAAATAGTAGAGATTAA
- a CDS encoding imelysin family protein has translation MKKMVMGMVAGFILSGTLLADSGINKVKEFELEHATKLYNEAKKLKEIADDYYEDIKAFHFNYDKAWKKNRKDLTKDIEQMKRAWLEASSNYEIIEGLVAGMPQTAKYDLILDAGIPASEGNEDVAPFDLKCPYKCKFNTKRPGNFFHYLLEPTLWGTHEAYVAKKVDLNGDGQITKGEALPNAKWLKCVADNFAKYTKELKDKVKDLKMNLTDVFTAELTMIPTMGDYFEDWKNSRILGKSEAFVALSRIFDIKGISGGLKVAYEAAIHPKLKKVDPKLDSQIRLAFYDLVSFVDDIYMKEQSGHIFKPEDADAYASQAQDMADRLSALMAKAAKKLHIKPNV, from the coding sequence ATGAAAAAAATGGTAATGGGAATGGTTGCAGGTTTTATTCTTTCAGGAACTCTTTTAGCTGATAGCGGGATAAACAAAGTAAAAGAGTTTGAGCTTGAGCACGCTACAAAGCTTTATAATGAAGCAAAAAAGCTCAAAGAGATTGCAGATGACTATTATGAAGACATAAAGGCTTTTCATTTTAATTATGACAAAGCTTGGAAGAAAAACAGAAAAGATCTTACAAAAGATATAGAACAGATGAAAAGGGCGTGGCTTGAAGCATCAAGCAACTATGAGATTATTGAAGGACTTGTTGCTGGTATGCCACAAACTGCAAAATATGACCTTATTTTGGATGCCGGAATTCCTGCAAGCGAAGGCAATGAAGATGTAGCACCTTTTGATTTGAAGTGCCCGTATAAATGCAAATTCAACACAAAAAGACCCGGAAACTTTTTTCACTATCTGCTTGAGCCAACCCTTTGGGGAACGCATGAAGCATATGTAGCAAAAAAAGTTGACTTAAATGGTGATGGTCAAATTACAAAAGGTGAAGCTCTTCCAAACGCAAAATGGCTTAAATGCGTAGCGGATAATTTTGCAAAGTATACAAAAGAGCTAAAAGATAAGGTAAAAGATCTTAAGATGAATCTCACCGATGTATTTACGGCTGAGCTTACAATGATTCCAACAATGGGCGATTATTTTGAGGATTGGAAAAATAGTAGAATCCTTGGTAAATCTGAAGCTTTTGTGGCGCTTTCAAGAATTTTCGATATCAAAGGAATTAGTGGCGGGCTTAAAGTTGCATATGAAGCGGCGATTCATCCAAAACTAAAAAAAGTTGATCCAAAACTAGATAGTCAAATTAGACTTGCTTTTTATGATTTAGTTTCATTTGTGGATGATATCTATATGAAAGAGCAGTCTGGGCATATTTTTAAACCAGAAGATGCTGATGCATATGCATCCCAGGCTCAAGATATGGCAGATAGATTAAGCGCACTTATGGCAAAAGCGGCTAAGAAACTACATATTAAGCCAAATGTGTAA
- a CDS encoding FeoA domain-containing protein: protein MPLTMASVGRKLKIVDIRGGRKAIDRLLAMGISPGIEIKLLKNDGGPLLVKLGESRIALGFGLADKIIVEEEE, encoded by the coding sequence ATGCCTTTAACAATGGCAAGTGTAGGAAGAAAATTAAAAATTGTTGACATTAGGGGAGGTAGAAAAGCAATAGATAGATTATTGGCCATGGGAATCTCTCCAGGGATTGAAATAAAACTTTTAAAAAATGATGGAGGGCCATTGCTCGTAAAACTTGGGGAGTCCAGGATTGCATTGGGATTTGGATTGGCAGATAAAATAATCGTGGAGGAAGAAGAATGA
- a CDS encoding ferredoxin has protein sequence MPTFTIDRTKCKRCARALRAGRGMIKKGGDGYYEIVRNPQNDMEVACLQRACEMCPFGAITQK, from the coding sequence ATGCCAACTTTTACAATAGATCGAACGAAGTGTAAAAGATGTGCCAGAGCATTGAGAGCAGGAAGAGGTATGATCAAAAAAGGTGGAGATGGCTATTATGAGATAGTACGAAATCCGCAAAATGATATGGAAGTAGCATGCTTGCAAAGGGCATGTGAAATGTGTCCTTTTGGGGCAATCACACAAAAATAA
- a CDS encoding FeoA family protein, which produces MKKKSLWNSERGVELKVVGFDEYLCEYANTKLAEYAIDEGSTLIIDTHFQSKVVVEVEGNKRILGFKQARVIVTDKDEKRVAQLAPKESAKIVSIEGGKEEYKRLQALGLDIGKEITIESFLPEGEDKILKIEDEKVVHVSPTKPILVKTEEGEKQLGFMKKGETGTITLVAASHGEEEMYDEKWIKEGSIIKVLYIKDPKRMPLMVMVKETGKKHIIGEGLAEKIFVE; this is translated from the coding sequence ATGAAAAAAAAGAGTCTTTGGAACAGTGAAAGAGGAGTAGAGTTAAAAGTTGTCGGATTTGATGAGTATCTGTGCGAGTATGCCAATACAAAACTGGCTGAATATGCTATAGATGAGGGATCTACTCTTATTATCGATACCCATTTTCAATCAAAAGTGGTTGTAGAGGTCGAAGGAAATAAAAGGATACTAGGCTTTAAACAAGCTAGAGTAATTGTGACTGATAAAGATGAAAAAAGAGTTGCACAACTTGCTCCCAAAGAGAGCGCAAAGATTGTTTCCATTGAGGGAGGAAAAGAGGAGTATAAAAGACTTCAAGCCCTTGGACTTGATATAGGTAAAGAAATTACCATCGAATCTTTTTTACCAGAAGGAGAAGATAAAATTCTCAAAATTGAAGACGAAAAAGTGGTTCATGTCTCTCCTACCAAACCGATCCTTGTGAAAACCGAAGAGGGCGAAAAGCAGCTCGGCTTCATGAAGAAAGGTGAGACGGGAACTATAACACTTGTTGCAGCTTCCCATGGAGAAGAAGAGATGTATGATGAAAAATGGATTAAAGAAGGTTCCATTATAAAAGTACTTTATATTAAAGATCCCAAAAGAATGCCATTGATGGTTATGGTCAAAGAGACAGGTAAAAAACATATTATCGGTGAAGGTCTTGCCGAAAAGATTTTTGTTGAATAA
- the feoB gene encoding ferrous iron transport protein B, which yields MKCRVAFAGNPNVGKTTLINAIAGANLKVGNWPGVTVEKKEADLVTKDMTLKLIDLPGTYSLSPYSIEEKIAREYLLEEKPDIVIDVVDSTNLQRNLYLTVQLMELEIPIVMALNIWDDFKEKGYRFDIEKFYELTGVRAIPTIATKGVGKEELLMMIQELCKTKEKPKMPKYSTVTEEFITRAMELIPSDFPYPKRWTAIKILEGEKDIIDKFPEPNRCMDLHEEFEKVFNDDAEGVIAEERYTYIASLIKQTLKSTEKRKKDLTDILDSIFLNRFLGIPIFIFMMYIVFKFTFDGSGPFIDWTDGFINGFIGKWTSAMLSGAPEWLQSLVIDGIIGGVGLVLTFVPLMFFLYFFLALLEESGYMARAAFVMDRAMRSIGLHGKSFIPLIIGFGCNVPSIYATRALENERDRKLTALLVPFMSCGARLPIYALFTAVFFKENQAGIVLLMYLIGIAVAIVVGLILKKTVFKGEVPPFVMELPPYRFPTGKMLWKSIASRTGAFVKKAGTVIAATMVLLWVVINIPYGAKPQDTILGKAAVAIAPVFKPAGFDDWRPVAALIPGTIAKEAVIGALGQVYDVQEEAEGEDKATTFNEDIKEQITGFFIAVKDSIRAMFTSIVPGVFEIETEKTPLQKKIKESFTPLSAFSYMVFCLLWIPCIVTLGAIYQEFGWKMVGGAIALTTITPYIVSTLIYQIGLLLGF from the coding sequence ATGAAATGTAGAGTTGCTTTTGCAGGAAATCCAAATGTTGGGAAAACGACATTAATTAATGCCATTGCCGGGGCGAACCTGAAAGTTGGAAATTGGCCGGGAGTAACAGTTGAAAAAAAAGAGGCTGACCTTGTTACTAAAGATATGACTTTAAAACTTATTGACCTTCCCGGGACATATAGTTTAAGCCCTTATTCTATAGAAGAAAAAATTGCAAGAGAATATTTGCTTGAAGAAAAACCGGATATTGTAATTGATGTAGTCGATTCTACCAATTTGCAGCGTAATCTTTATCTTACAGTGCAACTGATGGAATTGGAAATTCCTATAGTTATGGCTTTAAACATTTGGGATGATTTTAAAGAAAAAGGTTATAGATTTGATATAGAAAAATTTTATGAGCTTACAGGGGTTCGAGCTATACCGACCATCGCAACCAAAGGAGTTGGAAAAGAAGAACTTTTAATGATGATTCAGGAGTTATGTAAGACAAAAGAAAAACCAAAAATGCCTAAGTATTCAACCGTTACAGAAGAATTTATAACAAGAGCCATGGAGTTAATCCCCTCAGACTTTCCTTATCCCAAAAGATGGACAGCAATTAAAATCTTGGAGGGCGAAAAAGATATTATTGACAAATTCCCAGAACCTAATAGATGTATGGATTTGCATGAGGAATTTGAAAAAGTTTTTAACGATGATGCCGAGGGCGTCATAGCAGAAGAGAGATATACCTATATTGCATCATTGATCAAACAGACACTAAAATCCACAGAAAAGAGAAAAAAGGATTTAACTGATATTCTTGATTCAATATTTTTAAACCGTTTTCTCGGAATTCCGATTTTTATATTTATGATGTATATAGTTTTTAAATTTACATTTGATGGAAGCGGACCCTTTATTGACTGGACAGACGGATTTATAAACGGTTTTATAGGTAAATGGACAAGCGCTATGCTCTCAGGAGCACCTGAATGGCTGCAGTCTTTAGTGATAGATGGCATCATCGGAGGCGTCGGTCTTGTGTTAACTTTCGTGCCTCTTATGTTTTTTCTCTATTTCTTTTTAGCACTTCTTGAAGAGAGCGGATATATGGCAAGAGCCGCTTTTGTTATGGACAGGGCAATGAGAAGCATAGGTTTGCATGGAAAATCGTTCATTCCTTTGATTATAGGTTTTGGTTGTAATGTGCCTTCTATCTATGCCACAAGGGCACTCGAAAATGAGAGGGACAGAAAATTGACGGCATTGCTCGTTCCATTCATGTCGTGTGGAGCAAGGCTACCTATCTATGCTCTTTTTACAGCTGTATTTTTTAAAGAGAATCAAGCAGGCATTGTTTTACTTATGTATCTTATCGGTATAGCAGTGGCCATTGTTGTTGGTCTAATTTTGAAAAAAACTGTATTTAAAGGAGAAGTTCCGCCTTTCGTTATGGAACTGCCGCCTTACAGATTTCCTACAGGAAAAATGCTTTGGAAATCCATTGCATCAAGAACCGGGGCTTTTGTAAAAAAAGCGGGAACAGTTATTGCGGCCACAATGGTTCTTTTATGGGTTGTAATAAATATTCCTTACGGAGCAAAACCGCAAGATACAATTCTTGGAAAAGCGGCTGTAGCAATTGCACCTGTTTTTAAACCGGCAGGATTTGATGACTGGAGACCTGTGGCGGCATTAATTCCCGGAACTATTGCAAAAGAAGCGGTTATAGGTGCTTTAGGTCAAGTATATGATGTGCAAGAAGAAGCCGAAGGGGAAGATAAAGCTACCACCTTCAATGAAGATATAAAAGAACAAATTACAGGTTTTTTTATTGCTGTGAAAGATTCTATCAGAGCTATGTTTACAAGTATAGTCCCAGGAGTGTTTGAAATAGAAACAGAAAAGACTCCTTTACAAAAGAAGATTAAAGAGAGTTTTACACCACTTTCAGCATTTTCTTATATGGTATTTTGTCTATTGTGGATTCCTTGTATCGTTACATTAGGAGCAATTTATCAGGAGTTTGGATGGAAAATGGTTGGAGGTGCAATTGCTCTTACGACAATAACACCTTATATAGTTTCAACATTGATTTATCAAATCGGATTATTGCTCGGTTTTTAG
- a CDS encoding sulfite exporter TauE/SafE family protein, whose amino-acid sequence MEYLLYFTVTLILSTLFAMGGTGSGIALIPVLHLLGIGFNLAKAVGLFVGFATTFTSSIMNFKRKVLDVKFALPLALTLLVFAPIGAQLSRFVDEKIVKVLFILFLFFSATMMMFFKKEPKAHFQKPWVLVILGIVVGLLAGLLGVGGGNMLLPVLILLGFEPKKVAVAVSFMVPFSAFTSFLSYASFVQMDCILLGVCAIAAIIGGFIGNHIMHVKLTQSQTKRVIAVILYILAIHMAFTLVA is encoded by the coding sequence TTGGAGTATCTTCTCTATTTTACAGTTACCCTGATACTTTCTACTCTATTTGCTATGGGTGGCACTGGCTCTGGAATTGCCCTAATACCTGTTTTACATCTCCTTGGTATCGGATTTAATCTGGCTAAAGCTGTAGGACTTTTTGTAGGTTTTGCAACCACTTTTACTTCCAGTATCATGAATTTTAAGCGGAAGGTCCTCGATGTGAAATTCGCTCTCCCGCTTGCTTTGACGCTGCTGGTTTTTGCTCCAATCGGTGCACAGCTTTCACGATTCGTGGATGAGAAAATCGTCAAAGTTTTATTTATTCTATTTCTTTTTTTCAGCGCTACAATGATGATGTTTTTTAAAAAGGAGCCAAAAGCACATTTCCAAAAACCATGGGTATTAGTGATACTGGGAATAGTAGTAGGTCTTCTTGCCGGACTGCTTGGTGTGGGAGGCGGAAATATGCTCCTTCCAGTTTTGATTCTTCTAGGTTTTGAGCCCAAAAAGGTAGCCGTTGCAGTAAGCTTTATGGTGCCTTTTTCCGCATTTACCTCATTTTTGAGTTATGCCAGTTTCGTACAAATGGATTGCATTCTTTTGGGAGTCTGTGCAATTGCCGCTATTATTGGAGGATTTATTGGAAATCATATTATGCACGTTAAACTCACCCAAAGCCAAACAAAGAGAGTTATTGCAGTCATTTTATATATTTTAGCAATACATATGGCTTTCACTCTTGTCGCCTAA
- a CDS encoding multiheme c-type cytochrome, with amino-acid sequence MKKYKKIILFSFIFSLLGVSIIYILTPKKEYKGVDVKDILFYSTPWGKDQPFFPGHLATADGKMGNPKAIPSSSACVKCHKKEFEEWVPSLHSISGRDLVYDNSIEANVQIKKRHHGRELSRFCDSCHNPMEVAMGRNNPIISVEPSDVQTEGLACVFCHTATKADPQTGNGAVTFDLNKAYDNLSGSAILASPRDHARAFGSAKTNELLRSSAFCGACHNERYYPPVTPSTKVLKAQSTYDEWKNSWYAKNNITCQDCHMNYKPVEFISNLQKGIIKKPKKYSHNFWGGNHVLQDTSLKEKLLFIRGGVLPGVSAKKYFELMDKQRPVTEKFLKAAAKVEIISQKQIGNELEVKVKVSNVGAGHNLPTGVIDQKHIWLQLKAFDENNSTIFNSGESDREKDVVIWAERFLDKKGNIIMDHLTFKTADIILTRPPIPPRGFQIVTYKVPLNGKKVKKLEAKLWYKIAYEELIIKSLHRNIPIPKFLMAQDSKEI; translated from the coding sequence ATGAAAAAATATAAAAAGATTATTCTTTTTTCTTTTATCTTTTCTCTTTTAGGTGTGAGCATAATCTACATACTTACACCTAAAAAAGAGTATAAGGGAGTAGATGTTAAAGATATTCTTTTTTACTCAACTCCTTGGGGCAAAGATCAGCCATTTTTCCCGGGACATTTGGCAACAGCCGATGGAAAAATGGGAAATCCAAAAGCAATTCCAAGCTCTTCAGCCTGCGTGAAATGTCATAAAAAAGAGTTTGAAGAATGGGTGCCATCTTTGCATAGTATCAGTGGTAGAGATTTAGTTTATGACAACTCCATTGAGGCAAATGTGCAAATTAAAAAAAGGCATCATGGAAGGGAACTTTCAAGATTTTGTGATAGCTGTCATAATCCTATGGAAGTTGCTATGGGACGGAATAATCCAATTATAAGTGTAGAGCCAAGCGATGTGCAAACAGAAGGTTTGGCATGTGTCTTTTGTCATACAGCTACAAAAGCAGATCCACAAACTGGTAATGGAGCAGTTACATTTGATCTAAATAAAGCGTATGATAATTTAAGTGGCTCTGCAATTTTGGCAAGTCCAAGAGACCATGCAAGAGCCTTTGGAAGTGCAAAAACAAATGAGCTTTTAAGAAGTTCAGCGTTTTGTGGAGCATGCCATAATGAAAGATACTATCCTCCAGTAACTCCTTCAACAAAAGTGCTAAAAGCACAAAGCACTTATGATGAATGGAAAAATAGCTGGTATGCGAAAAATAATATTACATGCCAAGATTGCCATATGAATTATAAACCGGTTGAGTTTATTTCCAATTTACAAAAAGGAATCATAAAAAAACCAAAAAAATATTCACATAATTTTTGGGGTGGTAATCATGTTTTACAAGATACAAGTTTAAAAGAGAAGCTTTTATTTATAAGAGGTGGAGTATTACCTGGAGTGAGTGCAAAAAAATATTTTGAACTTATGGATAAACAACGACCAGTAACAGAAAAGTTTTTAAAAGCAGCAGCAAAAGTAGAGATTATCTCTCAAAAACAAATTGGCAATGAGCTTGAAGTCAAAGTAAAGGTAAGTAATGTAGGAGCTGGACATAACCTGCCAACAGGAGTAATAGATCAAAAACATATCTGGTTGCAGTTAAAAGCTTTTGATGAAAATAACAGCACAATTTTTAATAGTGGTGAGAGTGATAGAGAAAAAGATGTTGTCATTTGGGCAGAGAGATTTTTGGATAAAAAAGGCAATATTATAATGGATCACCTAACTTTTAAAACAGCTGATATTATTTTAACAAGACCTCCTATTCCACCAAGAGGATTTCAAATAGTTACTTATAAAGTCCCATTAAATGGGAAAAAAGTCAAAAAACTTGAGGCAAAACTTTGGTATAAGATTGCCTATGAGGAGCTGATTATAAAATCGCTTCATAGAAACATTCCTATACCAAAATTTTTAATGGCGCAAGATAGCAAGGAGATATAA